The following proteins are encoded in a genomic region of Limanda limanda chromosome 22, fLimLim1.1, whole genome shotgun sequence:
- the LOC133028867 gene encoding fatty acid-binding protein, intestinal-like, producing MAIPCPTLCLCLITSRPSTQRQPATMTFNGTWKVDRNENYDKFMEKMDINVMKRKLAEHDNLKVTIEQNGDKFHIKEASTFRTKDIDFTLGVTFDYSLADGTEVSGMWEMEGDVLKGKFTRKDNSKVLTTTRAVVGGELVQCYNYEGVDAKRIFKKQ from the exons ATGGCCATTCCCTGTCCCACgctctgcctgtgcctcatcaCCAGCCGCCCCTCAACCCAACGCCAGCCTGCAACCATGACGTTCAACGGAACCTGGAAAGTCGACCGCAATGAGAACTATGACAAGTTCATGGAGAAaatgg ATATTAATGTCATGAAGCGCAAGCTGGCGGAACACGACAACCTGAAGGTCACCATCGAGCAGAACGGGGACAAGTTCCACATCAAGGAGGCCAGCACCTTCCGCACCAAGGACATCGACTTCACCCTGGGCGTCACCTTCGACTACAGCCTGGCCGACGGCACAGAGGTCTCG GGTATGTGGGAGATGGAGGGCGACGTGCTCAAGGGCAAATTCACCAGGAAAGACAACAGCAAGGTCCTGACGACCACCCGAGCTGTGGTGGGAGGAGAGCTCGTACAG TGCTACAACTACGAGGGAGTGGACGCAAAGAGGATTTTCAAGAAGCAGTAA